The Elaeis guineensis isolate ETL-2024a chromosome 14, EG11, whole genome shotgun sequence genome has a segment encoding these proteins:
- the LOC105057184 gene encoding uncharacterized protein, protein MLSKSSDLPQKSLQIRQDDKFYSRLLSKESSPANSSFRVYYGVASGSVPFLWESQPGTPKSTIPTTTLPPLTPPPSYYSSPTSTISKKSSKSKLIHTILPKLTTLRKDHAPPSPSVSLSSSPASSSSSSLFSPLGSTGTHQRRRSSSSRLSFSSPGEDEESDDGSPTSTLCFRVRRGATGRLRGCHSFVNIKNTLLSIVDHGSNQGNAS, encoded by the coding sequence ATGCTCTCGAAAAGCTCGGATCTTCCCCAAAAGTCCCTCCAAATAAGGCAGGATGACAAGTTCTACAGCAGGCTCCTCTCCAAGGAGAGCTCTCCGGCCAACTCTTCCTTCAGAGTCTACTACGGGGTGGCCTCTGGGTCTGTGCCTTTCTTGTGGGAGTCCCAGCCTGGGACGCCAAAGAGCACCATCCCCACCACCACCCTCCCTCCTCTCACCCCTCCACCCTCCTACTACTCGAGCCCGACGAGCACCATCTCCAAGAAGTCCTCCAAGTCCAAACTCATCCATACCATCCTCCCCAAGCTTACTACTCTGAGGAAGGACCATGCACCGCCTTCACCCTCCGTCTCGCTCTCATCCTCGCCGGcgtcatcctcctcctcctccttgttCTCTCCACTTGGCTCCACGGGCACTCACCAGCGCCGGCGGTCATCAAGCTCGAGGCTGTCGTTCTCCTCCCCGGGCGAGGACGAGGAATCCGACGACGGGTCCCCAACTTCCACTCTGTGCTTCAGGGTGCGGCGAGGGGCTACCGGCAGGCTCAGGGGGTGCCACTCGTTCGTTAACATAAAGAACACATTGTTGTCGATCGTTGATCATGGATCCAACCAAGGTAATGCTTCCTAA
- the LOC105057183 gene encoding LOB domain-containing protein 15: protein MSTERERLDEVGKKIKREADVPDRKAFGHLPGPVGTLNTITPCAACKLLRRRCTQECPFFPYFSPHEPQKFASVHKVFGASNVSKMLMEVPESQRADAVNSLVYEANVRLRDPVYGCMGAISALQQQVQALERELAGVRSEILKYKYRSTTSGAVLPTSHAAALLASSGEVSVAAPPPITAPTPPASSSSSMYTAASSSTDYSSITNENVPYFS, encoded by the exons ATGTCCACAGAAAG GGAGAGGCTTGATGAAGTAGGCAAGAAGATCAAGAGGGAAGCCGATGTTCCCGATCGCAAGGCATTCGGTCACCTGCCGGGTCCTGTGGGAACCTTAAACACCATCACTCCATGCGCCGCTTGCAAGCTCCTGAGACGGCGATGTACGCAGGAATGCcctttctttccctatttctcccCTCACGAACCCCAAAAGTTTGCTTCAGTTCACAAAGTGTTTGGTGCAAGTAACGTGTCCAAGATGCTAATG GAGGTTCCTGAGAGCCAGAGGGCCGACGCGGTCAACAGTCTTGTTTATGAAGCGAATGTGAGGCTGAGAGACCCCGTCTATGGGTGCATGGGGGCGATCTCGGCGTTACAGCAACAGGTTCAGGCCTTGGAAAGGGAGCTCGCTGGGGTCAGATCTGAGATATTGAAGTACAAGTACAGGTCTACTACGAGTGGTGCCGTCCTCCCTACATCTCATGCTGCTGCTCTCCTAGCCTCCTCTGGGGAGGTCTCGGTCGCTGCACCGCCACCCATCACCGCTCCTACACCCCCTGCTTCATCTTCGTCTTCTATGTACACTGCTGCGTCCAGCTCCACGGACTACAGCTCCATCACCAATGAAAATGTTCCATACTTCAGCTAa